In one window of Microbacterium profundi DNA:
- the ald gene encoding alanine dehydrogenase, which produces MIIGVPTEVKNNENRVAATPAGVAELAAHGHRVLVQAGAGVGSAFSDDEYADAGAELLPDAESVWAAADMILKVKEPVSSEYSRMRKDQILFTYLHLAADAPLTRALLDTGTTAIAYETVQLPDRSLPLLSPMSEVAGRLSTQVGANQLMRSQGGRGLLLGGVPGAPKGKVVIIGGGVAGEHAATMALGLGAEVTLLDVNLPRLRALEARFDGRVTTLRSSPYTIAAAVEDADLVIGSVLIPGASAPKLVTDEMVARMRPGSVLVDIAIDQGGCFEGSRPTTHDDPTFPVHDAIYYCVANMPGAVPRTSTISLTNATLPYALAIADKGWRAALAADASLARGLSTHEGVLTNAAVGEALGIESAAVERVLAA; this is translated from the coding sequence ATGATCATCGGTGTTCCCACGGAAGTGAAGAACAATGAGAACCGTGTCGCAGCGACACCTGCCGGCGTCGCCGAACTCGCAGCGCACGGGCATCGCGTGCTCGTCCAGGCCGGGGCTGGTGTCGGCAGCGCCTTCTCGGACGACGAGTATGCGGACGCCGGCGCCGAGCTCCTTCCAGATGCGGAATCGGTGTGGGCAGCAGCCGACATGATCTTGAAGGTCAAGGAGCCTGTCAGCAGCGAGTACTCCCGCATGCGCAAGGACCAGATCCTCTTCACCTACCTGCACCTCGCAGCGGACGCCCCGCTGACGCGGGCCCTGCTCGACACCGGCACGACCGCCATCGCCTATGAGACTGTGCAGCTTCCGGATCGTAGCCTTCCGTTGCTCTCGCCGATGTCGGAGGTCGCGGGCAGGCTTTCCACCCAGGTGGGCGCGAACCAGCTGATGCGGTCGCAGGGCGGGCGCGGGCTTCTCCTCGGCGGCGTCCCGGGCGCGCCGAAAGGCAAGGTCGTCATCATCGGCGGTGGCGTCGCAGGCGAGCACGCGGCCACAATGGCGCTGGGGCTCGGAGCGGAGGTCACTCTGCTCGATGTGAACCTCCCTCGTCTGCGCGCGCTCGAAGCACGCTTTGACGGCCGGGTGACTACCCTGCGCTCGAGCCCGTACACCATCGCTGCTGCGGTGGAGGACGCGGATCTCGTCATCGGCTCCGTTCTCATCCCCGGGGCGAGCGCTCCCAAGCTCGTCACCGACGAGATGGTGGCTCGCATGCGTCCCGGCTCCGTCCTCGTGGACATTGCTATCGACCAGGGCGGATGCTTCGAAGGCTCCCGTCCTACGACCCACGATGATCCCACCTTCCCTGTTCACGACGCTATCTACTATTGCGTGGCCAACATGCCGGGTGCCGTCCCCCGCACCTCGACGATTTCTCTGACCAATGCGACCCTGCCCTACGCACTGGCCATTGCCGACAAGGGATGGCGGGCGGCACTGGCCGCAGATGCGTCCCTGGCTCGAGGCCTCAGCACCCATGAGGGCGTGCTCACGAACGCGGCAGTTGGCGAGGCTCTCGGCATCGAAAGCGCCGCGGTCGAACGGGTCCTCGCCGCCTGA
- a CDS encoding DUF2188 domain-containing protein, giving the protein MGTDEGESNEDWKKKVQKIRQENGADMGSGNDGNRHVVPNNERGGWDVVKEGHKRASAHEPTQKAAERRAKEIVEKSGRGDGEVIVHRKDGRVRDSDSGSKNESPRKDTKH; this is encoded by the coding sequence ATGGGAACTGACGAGGGCGAGTCCAACGAGGACTGGAAAAAGAAGGTTCAGAAGATCCGACAAGAGAACGGAGCGGACATGGGAAGCGGCAACGACGGAAACCGTCATGTGGTCCCCAATAACGAGCGAGGCGGCTGGGACGTCGTGAAGGAAGGACACAAGCGCGCCTCGGCACATGAGCCGACGCAGAAGGCTGCCGAGCGCCGAGCAAAAGAGATCGTGGAGAAGTCGGGGCGAGGCGACGGCGAGGTCATCGTCCACCGCAAAGACGGGCGCGTTCGAGACAGTGACTCTGGCTCCAAGAATGAAAGCCCACGCAAAGACACGAAGCACTGA
- a CDS encoding DUF4365 domain-containing protein — protein sequence MSTLSPAAELPPPPIVRGSPKRLSNLKEMYQEGLVRAIAAASGVVVAKPEIDEGIDLILTHRSSVHVVDEVARLEVQLKATVTAPGAKGFSVQIAQERYDMLRSANPSVSKILIVMSVPQSQDDWIHLTDKRARVRHSAYWVNLDGAPASTAKEPTVTAPLTQRFDDRALCDMMLRIGSGGKP from the coding sequence ATGTCCACGTTGAGTCCGGCGGCCGAGCTGCCCCCGCCGCCCATCGTTCGCGGATCGCCGAAACGGCTTTCGAATCTCAAAGAGATGTATCAGGAAGGTCTCGTCCGAGCTATCGCCGCCGCGAGCGGCGTGGTGGTGGCGAAGCCGGAGATCGACGAAGGCATCGACCTCATCCTGACCCACCGGAGCAGCGTGCACGTTGTGGATGAGGTCGCGCGGCTTGAAGTCCAACTGAAGGCGACGGTGACAGCACCCGGAGCCAAAGGGTTCAGCGTGCAGATCGCCCAAGAGCGATACGACATGCTCCGCAGCGCTAATCCTTCGGTCAGCAAGATCCTCATCGTAATGTCGGTGCCCCAGAGCCAAGATGACTGGATACATCTAACCGACAAGCGAGCGCGGGTGCGTCATTCTGCATACTGGGTGAACCTCGACGGCGCGCCAGCCAGCACCGCGAAGGAGCCGACAGTGACCGCCCCTCTGACCCAGCGGTTCGATGACCGGGCGCTATGCGACATGATGCTTCGCATCGGCAGCGGGGGCAAGCCATGA
- a CDS encoding HtaA domain-containing protein: MNTPRFDDRADLGFAWSVKDSFLRYIRSMPDGVIRWGGGASVTNDGQFYFPLISVARTPEGVDLQFGGEVRFVAHRGLLAVTLSSPLIRVVRTTATLINGVDGAHDELCEIDLPAQTHDDDVLMWLEAPSALTPAGSELFAGSYAVNEVMAPVTIRIPLGPGASFPTTTVTHAKV; the protein is encoded by the coding sequence ATGAACACACCGCGCTTCGATGACCGAGCCGATCTGGGTTTCGCCTGGAGTGTCAAGGACTCCTTCCTCCGTTACATCCGTAGCATGCCGGACGGCGTCATTCGCTGGGGCGGGGGCGCCTCGGTCACCAACGACGGGCAGTTCTACTTCCCGTTGATATCGGTGGCCCGTACCCCAGAAGGAGTGGACCTTCAATTCGGCGGCGAGGTTCGGTTCGTCGCTCATCGCGGACTGCTCGCTGTGACCCTCAGTTCTCCGTTGATCCGGGTAGTTCGGACCACCGCGACTCTCATCAACGGCGTAGACGGCGCCCATGACGAGCTATGCGAGATCGACCTTCCCGCGCAGACTCACGACGATGACGTCCTCATGTGGCTGGAAGCCCCATCAGCCCTGACCCCCGCTGGCTCCGAGCTATTCGCCGGTTCCTACGCGGTGAACGAGGTCATGGCACCAGTGACCATACGAATCCCGCTCGGGCCGGGCGCGAGCTTTCCCACCACTACGGTCACCCACGCCAAAGTCTGA